Part of the Brassica oleracea var. oleracea cultivar TO1000 chromosome C8, BOL, whole genome shotgun sequence genome is shown below.
GGAAATCTTTCTTCTTTCATCTTCTTTTCCCCACCAGAATTAAGAAAGAATTGCATTTATCTCATCACAAGTGGTTTTTGGAATCAAGAAACAACTCATTGGGTAAACCGGTTTGGCTTGAAGAACATACTTGATTAATACCTCCTTGCCAGCCTGAGATAAGAACTGATTATGCCACTGTGAGGTAATATCTTTGATGTTCTGAACAATTCCTTCAAAATCCTTGACTTTACTTTTACCAAATTGTTCAGGAAGTCCTAAATATTTTTCCCCTCCACCATTGACATGAATATTTAAAATATTCTGAATTTGAGTTCTCCTTTGTTTATCTATTTTCGCACCAAAGATTATCGAAAACTTCTCCAAATTGACCTTCTGACCAGAGGCCTTTTCATATTTAACAAGAACATCAGCCATACATGATGCATTCTCCTCATTAGCTTTGTAGAAAAATAGGGAGTCATCCGCAAATAATAAGTGAGATACTGATGGACACCGTCTTGCTAATTGCATTCCTTGAAACTTATTTTCTCTTTGTGCTTTATCGATCATCTGACTAAGAGCTTCTGCACAAATGAGAAAAGGATACGAAGACAATGTATCTCCTTGTTATACCTCTTGATGGTTTGATCTCCCCAAATGGTGTTCCATTAATCAATATCGAATAGGTAACATACTTGACACAAGACATTATCCAAGAGATACAGATCTTATGGAAACCCAACTTAGACATAATAGCTTCAAGAAAACTCCACTCTACCCTATCATAAGCTTTGCTAATATCTGTTTTAGTGCCATATATTTCTCAGAGCAGTCCTTCTTTGATTTCAAAGCATTTATTAGCTCATGAGCCACTAGTATATTATCAGAAATTTGTCTTCCTGGAACAAAAGCAGCTTGTGATTCTGAGATAATTACTTCCAAGCAACGTTGAATTCTCAAACCCAAGACTTTCGAGATCACTTTATACGCAACTGAGCACAAACTTATAGGACAATAATCACACATACTTGCAGCTTCAGGAAACTTGGGAATGAGACATATATTAGTATGATTAATTCCATTATCCATCACACCATTTTCAAAAAATCTCTTTACCATCTGACACACGTCCGGTCCAATAGACTCCCAAAATTGATGATAGAATGCTGCAGTAAACCCATCAGGGCCAGGGGCTTGATCTGCACCAACCAAATTCAGAGCTTCTTTGATCTATGTATCTGTAACCAAAGCAATGAGTCTCTCATTCATGTCCATCGTCACCTTAGGTTGAATATTAGGCAAGCACTCATCAAGAGATATTGTAGGAGATGATGAGAACATTTCCTTAAAATAGTCTTCAGCCACGTGAGCTATTGTTTCCTCTTGATAATGAATCACTCCATATTTATCTCTCATTTTTGAGATTTTGTTCTTACTTTTCTTCATTTTAGTCAATCCATGATAAAATGGAGTGTTTCTGTCCACAAGATTCAGTCACCTATTTCTGCTCTTCAGTTTCTAATACTCCTCTTCATCTCTATAAGCTTGATTAAGACTGCCACGGAGCTCATGAATATATTCAGTTAACACAATATTATCTCTCATAGATTGATTCAACTGACCACGGATCTTAACTATACGGGCAGCCGAGTTTGTTTGGTTCCTTCTTTTCCAGTTAATTTAATAATCTCAGTACGACAATGACCAAGCTTCTGATTCCATCCTCTAATAAACTCTGTTTGACCCCAATTGAAAAATACTTGTCTATGCAACTAAATAAACATTAATGTCAATTCGAAAACTTTTTATTTAGTGATTAAAGATTTTTTTTTTTTGTCAACTTCAATTTTATAAGCCTCGTGGGCTAAGCAAGTACAAAGGCTAAGTTACAAAATTAATCCTGGCCCAACTACATAACCGAAATTTTATCAAAAATATGAGTTCCGAATACAAACGTGTCAGTCATGTAGAAAAGGCTTGCTACGTGGCATTCATCTGAGTAAAGGGAGGGGACACCAAGCTTCTTCTCACCTCCGACGAAGACGCAAACCAAACGGAGATGCTTTTCCGATAATCCACCACAAGCTTGGCTCTACCACGATCTTGACTCCACTCAACCTTGTACCCTTGATATACCTCCCACCTTAACCTTGATTGCTTAAACCAGAGAGGCCTTTTATCCACCGTAATTTACGCCGGAGAAAACAAAAGTTCGATCGAGAGAAAACCCTTTGCCGGACGGTCAAAGTAACGCCGACTCTTCTGAATCTATCTCATAATCGACTTCAGGAATCCATCAAATTCAATCATCCTTCAAGAAAAGATGCTTCACCCTTACGCCAATTAAAGGCTATTTTTTTTTGGTAAAGACGGATTCTCTGTGAAAGTGATTGAAGTGAACCGTGAAAAAGGTTTCTGCTTAGAAATCAACGGGATTAGAATTAAAACGGAGTCGAAGGTAAAAGATAAAACCGATCAAAACATGATCGGGATTTTATTAAATTTCAAACCAAACCGGAAAATAAACTTGAACAACATATCCTAATTTGGTTTGAAAACCAAAAACAAAATCACCTATGCAAAATTTATTATCCGCTATTCGGAAGAAAACATCGATCCTAAGATCGAAACTATATTACAATAAAAACAAAAAGGAGACGGAAAGAGGAGATAACCTATTAAAGATTCAATAGTAGTTTCATTAGACTCGAACATCAGAGAATACAAGTAAACAGTAATTATATAAATTAATAAAATAATAATAATAATTTGGTGGCACATTATTCAATTTCTCATGGTTGTCACACAAAGTGTTTTTAGTGTTGTGCTCCCATCAAAGATAGTTTTAACATATATATATATTCTCTCTGTATCTTGTAACTAGCTGCAGATTGACTTGGAGCTGCAAGGCCGATGAGAAAATTGTAACGAGGATGGTGCCTCCTGGTGTTTCAGTGCTAATGAGTCTTTCAACTGAATGCTCTCTCTGTCTAGAGTGAGGGACTCTAGTTCTTGTACAGCTCCAAAGAGGATGGTGCCTCCTGGGGTCTCATATACACCTCCTGATTTCATCCCAAACAAACGATTCTCCACCATGTTGATTCGTACTATTGTGTTTAGCTCAGAGAGGAGGGTAGCAGCCAGCAGGAGAGAGAAAGAGAGCCTTTCCCGTTGAGTGCCACGAGGAGTCCACATTCTGTCCCGATCTCAATATATCTGTTTAAGTAGAAGAGAACTTTACATCATGGAGAGACTTGATTAACAAGAGCTCCTAGACAAATCCTGAACTGCTGCCTATACTCTTTTTCAAAGCTGTGAGCTCTTTAGGTAACACAACTCAATTACAGTTAGCTGAGCTGTTAACAAACTACATACAGTCCATTATGCTCTTTCCACTATACTCACACAAGGACTTGTCAACATACCAAACAAAACTTTAGAGAAAGAAAGCTTACTCAGGCTGATCAGGAGCATCTTCGGGATCTACACTCATCATATACATATGTTTCTTCCGCTCGTTTGCTAGATCTTCCAATATATCACCCTTTCAACAAAAGAAAATAGAAACTGGAGCATGAGAATAACTGGATCATTTGCATCCAAGAAGGGAATATATATGAATTCTATATTACCTCATGACTAAGGTGCCAGAGGTTTCCTGTCCCTGCTGTAAATAGACAGGAACGTCATGCTTCTTGGCATACTCAACAGCGTCTTCCCTGCCTAGGATTTCCCATTCTCTCCATGGTGCCACAACTTTAAGTTCAGGGATTCAACGAGAAGAAGATGAGCTCTAACCGAACCTGGTCACTCATTCAATAAGTGATGCAAGAATCGATAAGTGTGTTTTTCCCGACGTGACACTTTAGAAATAGCAAGACAATCCAAGTACTTGCCTGGTCATCATTTCCTTAGCCAGTACCACCCATGTGAAACGGCATCAGCTCCAACCTCTGCTACTACATCTACCATTGCCTCCCTAATCATTTAGAAATTGTATTAGTGATAATAACAGAACATTCAAAAGATGTAATCAGATAGTAGAAATATTTGGGTTCCTCACAACATAATCTCTAAGACAAGCAAGGTTTTTCGTTCATATATGGCACCAGCTCTAAGACAAGGGAATATGTAATCATTGACAAACTCCTCTGTGAGAAGCACCACTAGCCTTAGCCTTTTGTTCCAAACCATCCAACACTTTTATGCCTGTCATATCAAAGCATTTAGAGGTTAATCTTGGTTCAAAAGCCTGCACGGAAGTACTCTATACCCAAAATGGAAAGATAGACGTTTTCACCTTGCAAAGATTAATATCTGCAACTAACTAAAGTGATGATGACTTGAGACAGCTTCTGGATCCTGTTTAGCTAGAAATCCCCTTGCTTGATTGTTGCCTGGTAAAATGCATTCTTTGTCTCCAAAACACCTGCAACTTTGACTATCTTGCAGTGAAGCATGACAGCTCCCTGGATAAAAATATTATTTCATGTCAGTTATAGAAAAAAGAGCTCGTAAATTAAAAGTTACTGAGCGTATGTTAGTGTTGTTTACTGATCAATGAAGTCCACTGAAACACCAAAGGCCTTTGCCATGGCATCAACCGTCACGCTCTTGTAAGATTCCAACAAACTGAGAGTAAACCACCGTTCTCACTTCCCTCATGTAGAACCGGAAATGTGGGTACAAGCAACGGTCAAACTTTATCTGCTCTGCCATTCCAGCTGAGAAAAATACACCAACAATGGAGCTATTAATTATCACACAGAGATAAAAGCAAGCAAAAAGCATACACAAATAAGACAGTAAAGCAAGCTAATCTGGTCCTTGTATTGTACTCACTAAATGCTGAGAAAAAAAAATGCCTTGTACTACTGGCACACGTACAGGGAGTTCAAGAACTCAGAAAGGAAGGGTATCTTCCCAAATTAGTTGAGCAATTTAGCATTTTACTTCACATCCTCAAAGAAAAACTTCAACAAATAAAAAAAAAAAACAAGGTTCACATCACTATGGTACTAAGTCCAAAGACAGAATGTTATCTATAACTAAATTCAAAATAGAGGAGTGAGACATCGATAAGTACATTTTGCTTGAGAGAAACTCTATCCAGAGTTATGATGATGGTCAGCACAGTGTAAAAAAAATGAAGGTCTCGTAAGGAAAGATAGAATCCAGAAATAAGCTGGCAGCCTCGTTAAAATTTCTGGTGGAACTTACGGAATGGATACGGCGATCCCGCCGGGTTTTTCTAGGTCTCTGTCGGGGTCTATGGGAAATTGGAAGCCGCGGAATGAGATAACGGGAATAGCGAACCTATTGGAGAGATCGGGTACTGAGAAGATTCAAAAGGAGATTATGGATTTGGGGGAAAAGAAACAAGGATCGGAGAACGTTGCGAAGAGATCGGAGAATGAGGGAGTATCTTGGGCAGAGATAGCGCAAGAGAAGAAAGTTCTGAAGAAATACGATTTGAAGATAGAAGACTTGGAGGGTGGGAAAGCTGTAGAGATTCCAGATGAGGTTATCGAACAAGCAGATCTCCTTTGGGACGACTACTTGATTGGTAAATTTCTCGATACTGCTCCACATGTGGCTAGAGTTCATGCGATTGTAAACAGGATTTGGAATCAAGGAGAAATGAAGCAGCAGATTGATGTTCAAGTAGGGGATGACACAACTATGAAGTCCAAAGTTCTGAACCCAGTGATGAGAGCTCGAATCGTTCAGAGAGGCATGTGGAACATAGGAAATGTACCTTTGGTGGTGATGAAGTGGACTCTGGATGACTTGAAGGAGAAACCTGAAATCAAGTCAATACCGATGTGGGTGTATCTTAAAAATGTGCCGATGAACATGTATTCATGGCGGGGGCTGAGTTTCATCGTGAGTGCAGCTGGCTTTCCGGTTAGGCTTCACCCAGAGACAGCGTCTTGCTCGAACTTCAAACTAGCAAAGATTTTTGTTAATGTTGATCTATCCAAGGAGTTGCCGGATAAAATAAACTTTACGAAGAAGGGGAAATCACATTTGGTTGAGTTCATCTATCCTTGGTTGCCGCTGAGATGTAGTACGTGTGGAAAATGGGGACATGTAGAAAAAGTCTGTGTTATGAATAAGAAGGACGGATCAGAGAAATCAGTTACGCAGATCATACATGAGGATACTGAGAAGAGAGTTGGAGATATGGAAAAAGAGAAAGAAGATAGTAAGTCGAAGGAAAAGGAGATGGAAGAGAATATTGGATCAACAAAGAAGAGTTCTGATCTTGAGACAATTAAAGAGATGGAAGTTGAAGAAGGGGAAATAGAGGAGAACTGGCAGGATGTAACTCCAAAGAAGGCTTGTAGAAGCTCAACTTTAAAGTTTGGTCAGGTGAAGATCTTGACGCCTTCAAGGTTTCCAAACTTACTGGAGGTAGATGAGAAAGGGGATGTGATAAATGTAGTGGAGACTGAGGAGATTCTGAGTGTAGTGGAAGAGATAATGGAGGAAGGTGTTGATACAGAAAGGGTAATAGAAGAAAATAAGGAGAAAGAGAAAGAAGATATTGATGCAGAGCGAAAGGAAAATGACTGTGAGATGCAGAAGGAAGAGAATAAATTTGAAGAAAATCAGAATCAGGGTATTGCGGGGATTCAGATTACTCAGGAGAACTGGCCTGATTTGGCAAGTGCTTCTAAGATCAGACCTTCTCTACCTAGAAGATCAAAAACGTTGCATCGAGCGGTTCAAGTTCCAGAATCGTTTGGAAATATGGGGAAACGCAGTAAAAACTCATCTCAATGACATGTTTTTTCTGGAACGTTCGGGGGTTTAACAAGCAATCAAAGCATCGAGTGGTAAATAAGTGGATTCAAGACAAAGGGTTACAATTTGGAGCATTGTTGGAAACAAGAGTAAAAGAGAGGAAATCAACACAAATGATCTCATCGGTATTTCAAGGTTGGTCAGCTGTAAATAACTATGAGTACAACAGAAAGGGGAGAATTTGGGTGGTCTGGAGTCCACAAGTTAGAATAACCCCGGTTTTCAAGTCAGATCAGATCATAACAATGTCGGTTTTGCTAGAGGGGAAAGAGGAGGAATTATTTTGTTCATTTGTCTACGCAGAGAACATTATGGAGAAAAGGAAAGAATTATGGAGAGATATCAAAGATCATCACGATTCACAAATGTTTCGAAATAGAGAATGGATTATTATGGGAGATTTTAATGAGGTACTTGATGGGGAAGAGCACTCAAGTTATCAGGATTCGGGGTTGATGACTTCGGGTATGAGGGATTTTGAGAGTGTGATTCAGCATTGCAGACTTTTGGATATGGGTTTTCAGGGTCCAAAGTTCACATGGTGTAATAAGAGAGATGAAGGGACTATTAGTAAGAAGTTGGATCGCATTTTAGTGAATGAAACTTGGTTGAATAAGCGTACACAGGCTTATGGAGTTTTTGAGGCTGGAGGAGTATCTGATCATTTAAGGGGAAGATTTCATTTGGATGTGGAGGTTACTAGGAAAAGAAAGCCGTTTAAGTTTACAAATGTGGTTGCAGAAACAGCAGAGTTCAAGGAGATCATTGCGAACTACTGGAGAGATACTCAACCTTTGTTTCAATCAACCTCAGCGCTCTTTAAATTTTCAAAGTACCTTAAAGGGTTGAAACCTCATCTGCGATCTTTAAGTAAGAATAAACTGGGGGATCTTACTCAGAAAGTGAAAGAAGCTTTTAGTGATTTATGTGAGAAACAAGAAAGATTGATGGAAGCTCCTTCTATGGAAATGTTCAAGCAGAGTATGAAGCTGTAGTGAGATGGCAACGGGTTTCAGATATTGAGGAGAAGGTGTTAAAACAGAGATCAAAAATACATTGGTTGCAAGTTGGTGATAAAAATAACAAGGCTTTCCACACTGCAGTAAAGGTTCGAGAAACAAGAAATGCAATCAGAGAAATCAAATGTCCTGATGGAAGTACAGTAACTAAACAGGAGGGTATAAAGAAGGAAGCTGAAAGATTCTTCAATGATTTTCTTACCTATGAGCCACTGGATATTGGAGGAAAAACAGTTGAAGAGATTCAGAGTTTCGTTCCTTTTAGATGCAGTGAAGAAGAAAGAGGAAGACTTATAAGAGTGGTTTCAGAGGAGGAGGTGAGAGAAGTTGTATTGAAAATGCCTAGTAACAAATCTCCAGGTCCGGATGGGTTTACAAGTGAATTCTTTAAATCATCATGGAGTGTGATAGGAAAAGACTTCACAACTGCTGTACAATCTTTCTTCAGCAAAGGCTTCCTCCCAAAAGGTTTAAATTCTACCATTCTGGCGCTTATACCTAAGAAAGACAGAGCACAAGAAATGAAGGATTATAGACCGATCTCGTGCTGCAACGTGCTGTACAAAGTGATATCAAAAATCATTGCCAACAGATTGAAAGGTACATTACCCCAGTGTATCTCGTATAATCAATCTGCATTCGTGAAGGACAGGCTTCTGGTGGAGAATTTATTATTGGCAACAGAGATAGTCAAAGATTATCATAAAGAAGATGTCTCACCTCGCTGTGCCATGAAGATAGATATTGCAAAAGCTTTTGACTCAGTTCACTGGCCGTTTCTGTTGAATACATTAAGAGCTTTGAACATGCCTGATGAATTCATACATTGGATCAAGTTATGTGTGTGCACGGCCTCGTTTTCAGTACAAGTGAATGGAGAGCTTGCGGGTTTCTTTCAGAGCAAGAGAGGATTGAGGCAAGGGTGTGCTTTATCTCCCTACCTGTTTGTGATTTGCATCAACGTTCTCTCTGGTATGCTTGACAAAGCCGTGGAAAGGAAGCAGATTGGTTACCATCCTAGATGCAAAAACATTCTACTCTCCCATCTATGTTTCGCAGACGATCTGTTGGTTTTCACTGATGGTACGAAAAGGTCTATCGAAGGAGTGCTCAGGATATTCAAGGAATTTGAAAGCTGTTCTGGTCTAAGGATAAGTTTGGAAAAGTCCACTCTATATACTGCAGGCATAAGTGACAGTATAAAAGAAGATATTCTTGCATCTTTTCCTTTCTCAACGAGTAGCTTACCGGTTAGATACTTGGGGTTACCTCTCCTTACTAAGCGCATGACAGTGAATGACTATCTGCCACTAGTAGAGAAAGTACGAAAGAAAATGAGCTCATGGAGAGGGAGACTTCTTTCGCATGCGGGACGCTTGCAACTTATAAATTTTGTCATCACAAGCTTAGCTAACTTCTGGATGGCAGCTTTCAGGCTTCCTAGTAGTTGTCTAAAAGAGATTGAAAGGCTCTGCTCGGCTTATCTTTGGTCTGGTCTTGATCTTAAAACAACAAAAGCGAAGGTTAGTTGGCAAGACATCTGTTACCCAAAAGAAGAAGGTGGATTGGGGCTTAGACCTTTGAAGGAACTAAATAAAGTGTATGGGCTGAAACTCATATGGAGGTTAATGGCAGAGACGTCGTTGTGGGTTCGTTGGGTTAAATGCTATCTGGTTCGGAAAGGTTCATTCGGGTCTATTAAAGAAAATACTAGTTCGGGATCATGGGTCTGGAGGAAGTTACTGAAACTAAGAGGTCTTGCAAAACAGTATATAAAGAAGGAAGTGAGAAATGGAGAGAGTACATCTTTTTGGTATGATAGCTGGTCAAGATTTGATACCCTAAAAGATCTACTTGGAGAACGAGGTCCGCTTGACTTAGGAGTTCCTGATCACTATTTTGTTGCTGAGGTTAAAAGAAGCAGAAAGAGGAGTAGAAGGAGAAGAAATCACAGAGTGGATATTCTAAATCAGATAGAAGAAGTGATAAGCAGGCTTGAAAATGACAGTTATGAGGACATTGTATTATGGAAGCATGCAGAAGGAAAATTCAAAACCAACTTTTTGACAAGCAAAACCTGGAACCAGATTCGCAATGTGAGGCCGGTATGCACATGGCATAAGGGAGTCTAGTTTTCTCAATCAACTCCGAAGTATGCTTTCACTATGTGGGTAGCTATCAAAGGGAGATTGCAGACAACAGACAGAATGCAGCAGTGGAATAGCTCCATTAACACAACATGTGTGCTTTGTAATGATATGCCAGAGTCTTGTGCTCATCTTTTCTTTGGTTGTCGATACTCTGGGATGATTTAGAGGAAGCTTGTGGAGGGTCTGATGAGAGATGCGTTTACTGTGGACTGGAGTGAGCTAATATCTATAGTCTCGAAGTCATGGGTAACACCTAAAAAGACCTTCATACTCCGATATGTAATGCAGGCCACAGTTTACACAATCTGGTGGGAGAGAAACACACGCAGACATGGGGAGAAGCCGAGAAATATTGATTGCTTGACAAAGCTTGTGGACAAGTATATGAGGTTGAAGCTTTTATCACTAAAGGGTAGGGGAGACTATTATGAAGATGGTCTGATAACATGGTTTGGTGCACAACCAAACTCATGATTTATATAGACAGTTATTTGGTGTTTTCATAGAGTTGTAAGCAAAACAGAGTAACACTCTTGATGTAATACAGTTTTTCTAAATAAAATTTAACATTTATTCAAAAAAAAAAAAAAAAATTCTGGTGGACATGCAGTACAAGCCTTATAGCCTGTTCTTCCAATCCCAGTCACCACCCTCTTAAAATTTTCTTTGCAAAATCCTAAACAAAGCAGAGAAGAGAAGGAATAAGTAAAGGTGAACACATCAACACCACATAAATGTAAGATACGGATGGATATTGAACACCAATAACAAAGGCAGGAAAGGTTTTAT
Proteins encoded:
- the LOC106308772 gene encoding uncharacterized protein LOC106308772 is translated as MDTAIPPGFSRSLSGSMGNWKPRNEITGIANLLERSGTEKIQKEIMDLGEKKQGSENVAKRSENEGVSWAEIAQEKKVLKKYDLKIEDLEGGKAVEIPDEVIEQADLLWDDYLIGKFLDTAPHVARVHAIVNRIWNQGEMKQQIDVQVGDDTTMKSKVLNPVMRARIVQRGMWNIGNVPLVVMKWTLDDLKEKPEIKSIPMWVYLKNVPMNMYSWRGLSFIVSAAGFPVRLHPETASCSNFKLAKIFVNVDLSKELPDKINFTKKGKSHLVEFIYPWLPLRCSTCGKWGHVEKVCVMNKKDGSEKSVTQIIHEDTEKRVGDMEKEKEDSKSKEKEMEENIGSTKKSSDLETIKEMEVEEGEIEENWQDVTPKKACRSSTLKFGQVKILTPSRFPNLLEVDEKGDVINVVETEEILSVVEEIMEEGVDTERVIEENKEKEKEDIDAERKENDCEMQKEENKFEENQNQGIAGIQITQENWPDLKIKNVASSGSSSRIVWKYGETQ
- the LOC106307660 gene encoding uncharacterized protein LOC106307660, with amino-acid sequence MTCFFWNVRGFNKQSKHRVVNKWIQDKGLQFGALLETRVKERKSTQMISSVFQGWSAVNNYEYNRKGRIWVVWSPQVRITPVFKSDQIITMSVLLEGKEEELFCSFVYAENIMEKRKELWRDIKDHHDSQMFRNREWIIMGDFNEVLDGEEHSSYQDSGLMTSGMRDFESVIQHCRLLDMGFQGPKFTWCNKRDEGTISKKLDRILVNETWLNKRTQAYGVFEAGGVSDHLRGRFHLDVEVTRKRKPFKFTNVVAETAEFKEIIANYWRDTQPLFQSTSALFKFSKYLKGLKPHLRSLSKNKLGDLTQKVKEAFSDLCEKQERLMEAPSMEMFKQSMKL